Proteins encoded together in one Impatiens glandulifera chromosome 1, dImpGla2.1, whole genome shotgun sequence window:
- the LOC124921480 gene encoding RING-H2 finger protein ATL8-like yields the protein MTRFSRFLSSNFVPAADPPEPLPVESDFVVILAALLCALICVVGLIAVARCAWFRRTTAAEGTSRARGPTAASNKGLKKKILHSLPKYTYNPTSTTTITTTTECAICLAEYENGDEIRLLPQCGHRFHLSCIDTWLGSHSSCPSCRQILVSTRCQKCGEYPAVTCAAAGVGEGDRKGEVVISCGSST from the coding sequence ATGACTCGTTTCTCTAGATTTCTTTCCTCTAATTTCGTCCCCGCCGCCGACCCACCTGAACCCTTACCAGTAGAATCCGACTTCGTCGTCATCCTCGCCGCCTTACTCTGCGCTCTTATCTGCGTCGTCGGCCTCATCGCCGTAGCCAGATGCGCCTGGTTCCGCCGCACCACCGCCGCCGAAGGAACCAGCCGAGCACGCGGTCCAACTGCCGCATCCAATAAAGGACTCAAGAAAAAGATCCTTCATTCACTTCCCAAATATACTTACAATCCCACCTCGACCACCACCATCACCACCACCACAGAGTGCGCGATCTGTCTGGCCGAATACGAAAACGGCGACGAGATCCGGTTACTTCCGCAGTGTGGTCATCGATTTCACTTGTCGTGTATTGATACATGGCTCGGATCTCACTCTTCCTGTCCTTCTTGCCGGCAAATCCTTGTTTCTACCAGGTGTCAGAAGTGCGGCGAGTATCCGGCTGTTACTTGCGCCGCCGCCGGCGTAGGTGAAGGGGATAGGAAGGGCGAAGTTGTGATCAGTTGTGGTTCGAGTACTTAG